In Rhododendron vialii isolate Sample 1 chromosome 9a, ASM3025357v1, the following are encoded in one genomic region:
- the LOC131301144 gene encoding uncharacterized protein LOC131301144, with product MVTKCDCNLKPRETEKVMCSEQTSDDNIDERVSFLYSAWSALLDESTKGEGELPQGADQVTRFNNVPKAPHLENCKLSEQLNKKLDKRVANGSFPPWTLRKGLLSTYPSSTASEQLKSNGAYPPWITGSDEENYPFTRKVQRDIWIHQYPPNCNDHNVKFLVADWDRAQRFGMGAQIAGMCGLLAIAINEKRVLVTNYYNRADHDGCRGPSRSSWSC from the exons ATGGTTACAAAGTGCGACTGCAATCTTAAACCAAGAGAAACCGAGAAGGTGATGTGTTCTGAGCAAACTTCTGACGATAATATTGACGAGAGAGTGTCTTTCTTGTACTCGGCTTGGAGTGCTTTGCTCGATGAATCAACGAAAGGTGAAGGTGAGTTGCCACAAGGTGCAGATCAAGTGACGAGATTTAATAATGTGCCAAAAGCCCCTCACTTGGAGAATTGCAAGCTGAGTGAACAACTCAATAAAAAACTTGATAAGCGTGTTGCAAATGGAAGCTTTCCTCCTTGGACGCTACGGAAGGGACTCTTAAGTACTTACCCTTCGTCGACAGCTAGTGAGCAGCTCAAGTCTAATGGCGCTTATCCTCCGTGG ATAACGGGATCAGATGAAGAAAATTATCCCTTTACTAGGAAAGTACAGCGAGACATATGGATTCATCAGTACCCTCCGAACTGCAATGATCATAATGTGAAGTTTCTTGTTGCTGACTGGGATAGGGCGCAAAGATTTGGCATGGGAGCCCAGATTGCCGGAATGTGTGGACTTCTTGCTATTGCCATCAATGAAAAAAGGGTCCTTGTTACGAACTACTATAATCGGGCAGACCATGATGGGTGTAGAG GGCCATCACGTTCTAGTTGGTCTTGTTAA